From one Henriciella marina DSM 19595 genomic stretch:
- a CDS encoding Hpt domain-containing protein — translation MADKLIDIDHLMSMTGGDADLADEVIGIFQQQAQIWSRLLDARADPSQWADAAHTLKGAALSIGASDLAESCQKAERAGRTDPPGPAGAALLLNEVKDQLARALDACSQVSHALSRPGLRASNASNS, via the coding sequence ATGGCTGATAAATTGATCGATATTGATCACCTCATGTCCATGACAGGCGGTGATGCCGATCTTGCCGATGAGGTCATCGGCATCTTTCAGCAGCAGGCGCAGATCTGGTCGCGTCTGCTTGATGCGCGCGCCGACCCCAGCCAGTGGGCAGACGCCGCCCACACCCTCAAGGGCGCGGCGCTTAGCATAGGCGCATCCGATCTTGCTGAGAGCTGCCAGAAGGCTGAGCGGGCAGGGCGCACCGATCCACCCGGCCCGGCAGGTGCGGCACTTCTTCTAAATGAGGTGAAGGATCAACTCGCCCGCGCGCTGGACGCGTGCAGCCAGGTGTCTCACGCCTTGTCACGTCCCGGTTTAAGGGCATCAAACGCTTCGAATTCATAG
- a CDS encoding sulfotransferase domain-containing protein, whose protein sequence is MPKRIDFMIAGVQKGGTTSLDAYLRQHPGISMAKKKEVHFFDKRPPTHIPPIDYAIYHREFDWEQKAAGAKLGEATPILTWWTGSMERLWRYHPEIKVIMLLRDPVERAWSHFRMDKRLQREGESFSDAIRNERERARRNLPKQDRERSQLARGFYAPQVRNLMRLFRDDQLLFLRSEYLSKSPQVTLDKVTAFLEVDTFVFEPEPRHNSAQDSESLSPADRAFLEDAYRFDAQETRRLLGWDKWPWSV, encoded by the coding sequence ATGCCAAAGCGTATCGATTTCATGATTGCCGGGGTTCAGAAGGGCGGGACGACGTCGCTTGATGCCTATCTGCGCCAGCATCCGGGCATCTCGATGGCGAAGAAGAAGGAGGTGCACTTCTTCGACAAGCGCCCGCCAACGCATATCCCGCCGATCGATTACGCCATCTATCACCGCGAGTTTGACTGGGAGCAAAAGGCCGCTGGTGCGAAGCTTGGGGAGGCCACACCCATCCTGACCTGGTGGACAGGCTCCATGGAGCGTCTCTGGCGCTATCATCCGGAAATAAAAGTGATCATGCTGCTCCGGGATCCGGTCGAGCGGGCCTGGTCGCATTTTCGCATGGACAAGCGCCTGCAGCGCGAAGGCGAGAGCTTCTCGGACGCCATCCGCAATGAGCGCGAGCGCGCCCGGCGCAACTTGCCGAAACAGGACCGCGAACGTTCCCAGCTTGCCCGCGGCTTCTATGCCCCCCAGGTGCGCAACCTCATGCGGCTCTTTCGCGACGACCAGCTTCTATTCCTGCGGAGTGAATACCTTTCGAAGTCGCCGCAGGTCACGCTCGACAAGGTGACGGCGTTTCTTGAGGTCGACACATTCGTCTTCGAGCCGGAACCTCGCCATAATAGCGCGCAGGACAGTGAAAGCCTGTCGCCAGCCGACCGCGCCTTCCTTGAGGATGCTTACAGGTTTGATGCGCAGGAGACGCGCCGCCTGCTCGGTTGGGACAAGTGGCCATGGAGCGTCTGA
- the sppA gene encoding signal peptide peptidase SppA, producing MKTFLTAFGGAIIGTILGAVLLFFIASAVIGGFVNSKLASFQDEGASSDNIVLTLDLRDEIADQPATQGLAAIFGQKGFIDVLTRLDAARTDERIKGVLVRASEYSVGSSRAEELRNAILRLQEAGKFVIVSSQGTYAGGPSALRAVAAADEIWIQPGGDYLPGGIVFETLFFKDLLDRLNVTAEIEQFYEYKNAPNVYKQTGYTEPHREAMTALADSLWTTSLQDIADDRDLDVAAVRDALSSGPLSPERMIEAGIADQLGWPEDAFEAARERAGENAAFLEILNYKPEGAPLDAKMIAVVGGEGPIVTGGPSGDLLNAGSAFASDMVARAILDAGRDDDVSAIVFRVESPGGSPTASDQIWNAIETIQRETEKPVIVSMGSVAASGGYYVSTGADWIMANRSTITGSIGIFGGKLALAEGLRQIGVNAETVSVGGPFAGALSTLDGFTDEQRGMLTAWLERGYDRFIGLVAEGRGMSVSDVDDIARGRVWSGADALEIGLVDEIGGLIDAVAKARELAGIEADTETRLKFYPAPQGGIPGFGPMSEASAGDLQALARLSQILDDERIQMLIEQGSMMQDAPIQARGPMMIER from the coding sequence GTGAAGACTTTTCTGACGGCCTTTGGCGGCGCCATCATTGGAACCATCCTTGGCGCGGTCCTCCTTTTCTTCATCGCGTCGGCGGTGATTGGCGGGTTCGTCAATTCGAAACTGGCCTCTTTCCAGGATGAGGGTGCCAGCTCCGACAATATTGTCCTCACACTCGACTTGAGAGACGAGATTGCAGACCAGCCTGCCACGCAGGGCCTTGCCGCGATTTTTGGACAGAAGGGCTTCATTGATGTCCTGACGCGTCTCGACGCAGCCCGCACCGATGAAAGAATCAAGGGCGTCCTGGTCCGCGCCAGCGAATATTCCGTTGGATCGTCACGCGCCGAGGAACTGCGCAACGCGATTCTTCGCCTGCAGGAGGCCGGGAAGTTTGTAATCGTCTCTTCCCAGGGCACCTATGCAGGTGGTCCGTCGGCACTGCGCGCCGTTGCGGCCGCTGACGAAATCTGGATCCAGCCAGGCGGTGACTACCTTCCAGGCGGCATCGTCTTTGAAACACTTTTCTTCAAGGATCTGCTCGACCGGCTGAACGTGACCGCCGAGATCGAGCAGTTTTACGAGTACAAGAACGCCCCGAACGTCTACAAGCAGACCGGCTACACGGAGCCGCACCGCGAAGCCATGACAGCGCTTGCCGATTCGCTTTGGACGACATCGCTTCAGGATATCGCCGATGACCGCGATCTGGACGTCGCTGCGGTGCGGGACGCGCTGTCTTCCGGACCGCTCAGCCCCGAACGCATGATCGAGGCAGGTATCGCAGACCAGCTTGGCTGGCCCGAGGACGCATTTGAGGCAGCCCGTGAACGCGCCGGCGAGAACGCGGCATTCCTGGAGATCCTGAACTACAAACCTGAAGGCGCTCCGCTCGATGCCAAGATGATCGCTGTGGTCGGCGGCGAAGGCCCCATCGTAACCGGCGGCCCTTCTGGCGACCTCCTCAATGCAGGCTCTGCCTTCGCGTCGGACATGGTTGCTCGCGCCATCCTTGACGCAGGCCGCGATGACGACGTCTCCGCGATTGTCTTCCGTGTCGAGAGTCCTGGCGGCTCACCGACGGCGTCCGACCAGATCTGGAACGCAATCGAGACCATTCAGCGCGAAACCGAGAAGCCGGTCATCGTGTCGATGGGCTCGGTTGCTGCATCGGGCGGGTATTATGTCTCGACCGGCGCTGACTGGATCATGGCCAACCGCTCGACCATTACTGGCTCGATTGGCATCTTTGGCGGCAAGCTCGCTCTGGCCGAAGGCCTCCGCCAGATCGGCGTCAACGCCGAAACCGTTTCTGTTGGGGGCCCATTTGCGGGCGCCCTCTCGACCCTGGACGGCTTCACCGATGAGCAGCGCGGCATGCTGACGGCCTGGCTGGAGCGTGGATATGACCGCTTCATCGGCCTTGTCGCTGAAGGCCGTGGCATGAGCGTGTCAGACGTTGATGACATCGCACGAGGCCGCGTCTGGTCGGGCGCAGATGCGCTTGAAATCGGTCTCGTCGATGAGATTGGCGGCCTGATCGATGCGGTTGCAAAGGCTCGTGAACTTGCAGGCATCGAGGCGGACACCGAAACGCGCCTCAAATTCTATCCGGCCCCGCAGGGCGGCATTCCGGGATTCGGCCCGATGAGTGAAGCGTCTGCCGGCGACCTGCAGGCCCTGGCACGTCTTTCGCAGATTCTGGACGACGAACGCATCCAGATGCTCATCGAGCAAGGCAGCATGATGCAGGATGCGCCGATCCAGGCCCGTGGCCCAATGATGATTGAGCGCTAA
- the tuf gene encoding elongation factor Tu: MAKEKFARNKPHVNIGTIGHVDHGKTTLTAAITLTLAEVYGGAAKSYADIDNAPEEKARGITINTAHVEYETAERHYAHVDCPGHADYVKNMITGAAQMDGAILVVNAADGPMPQTREHILLARQVGVPALVVFLNKVDQVDDEELLELVEMEVRELLSSYDFPGDDIPIVSGSALAAVEGRDENIGKEKILELMKAVDDYIPTPERPLDKPFLMPVEDVFSISGRGTVVTGRVESGIVKVGEEVEIVGIRDTQKTTVTGVEMFRKLLDQGQAGDNIGALIRGIDREGVERGQVLCKPGSITPHTTFEAEAYILTKEEGGRHTPFFTNYRPQFYFRTTDVTGVVKLPADKEMVLPGDNVKMEVELIAPIAMDQGLRFAIREGGRTVGAGVVSSVSK; encoded by the coding sequence ATGGCCAAAGAGAAGTTTGCGCGGAACAAGCCGCACGTAAACATCGGCACGATCGGCCATGTTGACCATGGCAAGACGACGCTGACGGCAGCGATCACGCTGACGCTTGCTGAAGTCTATGGCGGTGCAGCGAAGTCGTATGCGGACATCGACAATGCGCCTGAAGAAAAAGCACGCGGTATCACCATCAACACCGCGCACGTCGAGTATGAGACAGCCGAGCGCCACTATGCGCACGTCGACTGCCCAGGCCACGCTGACTATGTGAAGAACATGATCACGGGCGCAGCGCAGATGGACGGCGCTATCCTGGTTGTGAACGCTGCTGACGGCCCGATGCCACAGACGCGCGAGCACATCCTGCTGGCCCGCCAGGTTGGCGTTCCTGCCCTGGTCGTGTTCCTCAACAAGGTTGACCAGGTCGACGACGAAGAGCTGCTCGAGCTGGTTGAGATGGAAGTGCGTGAGCTTCTGTCCTCATACGACTTCCCGGGCGACGATATCCCGATCGTTTCGGGCTCTGCGCTCGCAGCTGTCGAAGGCCGCGACGAGAACATCGGCAAGGAGAAGATCCTTGAGCTGATGAAGGCTGTCGACGACTACATCCCGACCCCGGAGCGTCCACTGGACAAGCCGTTCCTGATGCCTGTGGAAGACGTGTTCTCCATCTCGGGCCGTGGTACGGTGGTGACCGGCCGCGTCGAGAGCGGTATCGTGAAGGTTGGCGAGGAAGTCGAGATTGTCGGCATCCGCGACACGCAGAAGACGACCGTTACGGGCGTTGAGATGTTCCGCAAGCTGCTCGATCAGGGCCAGGCTGGCGACAACATTGGCGCGCTGATCCGCGGCATCGACCGTGAAGGCGTTGAGCGTGGCCAGGTTCTCTGTAAGCCAGGTTCGATCACCCCGCACACGACGTTCGAGGCAGAAGCCTACATCCTGACCAAGGAAGAGGGTGGCCGTCACACGCCATTCTTCACCAACTACCGTCCACAGTTCTACTTCCGTACGACTGATGTCACCGGTGTTGTGAAGCTTCCAGCGGACAAGGAAATGGTTCTGCCGGGCGACAACGTGAAAATGGAAGTCGAGCTCATCGCGCCGATCGCCATGGACCAGGGTCTTCGCTTCGCGATCCGCGAAGGCGGCCGCACCGTCGGTGCAGGCGTCGTCTCCAGCGTCTCCAAGTAA
- the acs gene encoding acetate--CoA ligase yields the protein MSQDVSNHPVPEAFAKQANLTPEKYAEMYKASIEDPEGFWAEHGKRIEWMKPFTQVKDVSWDKDDLHVRWFADGTLNVTESCLDRQLETRGDKPAIIWEGDEPDDSHTLTYRQLYHAVCRFSNVLKEMGVKKGNRVTLYMPMIPEAAMAMLACARIGAVHSVVFGGFSPEALAGRIVDCESEFVITADEGVRGGRKVPLKENTDRACDLAKGMVKKVLVVERTGVGVEMKDGRDVWLHEVGAEVDDTCAPEPMNAEDPLFILYTSGSTGKPKGVLHTCGGYLVWASMTHEYVFDLKEDDVFWCSADVGWVTGHTYIVYGPLANGATSVMFEGVPTYPSPSRFWEACDKHGVTIFYTAPTAIRALMREGDGPVKATDRSSLRLLGTVGEPINPEAWEWYFRTVGESRCPIVDTWWQTETGGTMIVPLPGTTEMKPGAGSHPFFGVVPKLVDAEGEVLEGATQGNLIITGSWPGQMRTVYGDHERFVDTYFSAYPGNYFTGDGCRRDEDGFYWITGRVDDVINVSGHRMGTAEVESALVSHDAVAEAAVVGYPHDIKGQGIYAYVTTVQGVEPSDELKDLLQKHVRSEIGPIACPDLIQFAPGLPKTRSGKIMRRILRKIAEDSYDSLGDTSTLAEPEVVDELIYGRQNKA from the coding sequence ATGAGCCAGGACGTGTCCAATCATCCCGTGCCAGAGGCCTTTGCCAAGCAGGCCAATCTGACGCCCGAGAAATATGCCGAAATGTACAAGGCGTCCATCGAGGACCCGGAAGGCTTCTGGGCCGAGCATGGCAAGCGCATCGAATGGATGAAGCCGTTCACTCAGGTGAAAGACGTCTCCTGGGACAAGGATGACCTTCATGTCCGCTGGTTCGCCGATGGCACACTGAACGTCACCGAAAGCTGCCTTGATCGCCAGCTTGAAACGCGCGGCGACAAGCCGGCCATCATCTGGGAAGGCGATGAGCCCGATGACAGCCATACGCTGACCTATCGCCAGCTTTACCATGCGGTCTGCCGCTTCTCGAATGTGCTCAAGGAAATGGGCGTCAAAAAGGGTAACCGCGTTACGCTTTACATGCCGATGATACCGGAAGCGGCCATGGCGATGCTCGCCTGCGCGCGGATCGGGGCGGTCCACTCCGTCGTTTTCGGCGGCTTTTCGCCGGAGGCGCTGGCGGGCCGCATCGTCGATTGCGAATCGGAGTTTGTGATTACCGCCGATGAGGGCGTGCGCGGGGGCCGTAAGGTCCCGCTCAAGGAAAACACCGACCGGGCCTGCGACCTCGCCAAGGGCATGGTCAAGAAGGTCCTGGTCGTTGAGCGCACGGGCGTTGGCGTCGAGATGAAGGACGGCCGGGACGTCTGGCTGCATGAGGTCGGCGCCGAGGTAGACGACACCTGCGCGCCAGAGCCGATGAATGCCGAGGATCCGCTTTTCATCCTCTATACGTCAGGCTCAACCGGCAAGCCGAAGGGCGTTCTTCATACGTGCGGCGGATATCTCGTCTGGGCGTCGATGACGCATGAATATGTGTTTGACCTCAAGGAAGACGACGTCTTCTGGTGCTCGGCCGATGTCGGCTGGGTCACGGGCCACACCTATATCGTCTACGGACCGCTCGCGAACGGGGCGACGTCGGTGATGTTTGAAGGCGTGCCGACCTATCCGTCGCCCTCGCGCTTCTGGGAAGCCTGCGACAAGCATGGGGTGACAATCTTCTACACGGCGCCGACAGCAATTCGTGCCCTCATGCGCGAAGGCGATGGTCCGGTGAAGGCGACGGACCGGTCATCGCTGCGCCTGCTGGGGACGGTTGGTGAGCCAATCAATCCAGAGGCCTGGGAATGGTATTTCCGTACCGTAGGCGAAAGCCGTTGCCCGATTGTTGATACATGGTGGCAGACAGAAACGGGCGGCACGATGATCGTCCCGCTTCCAGGCACCACAGAGATGAAACCGGGCGCAGGCTCGCACCCGTTCTTCGGCGTGGTGCCGAAGCTCGTTGATGCAGAAGGCGAAGTGCTGGAAGGAGCGACGCAGGGCAATCTCATCATCACGGGCAGCTGGCCAGGCCAGATGCGGACCGTCTACGGTGATCATGAGCGGTTCGTCGACACGTATTTCTCGGCCTATCCGGGCAACTATTTTACGGGCGATGGCTGCCGGCGCGACGAGGACGGCTTCTACTGGATTACCGGCCGCGTAGATGACGTCATCAACGTTTCGGGGCACCGTATGGGCACCGCCGAGGTGGAAAGCGCGCTTGTGTCCCATGATGCAGTTGCAGAGGCCGCGGTCGTTGGCTATCCGCACGATATCAAGGGGCAGGGCATCTATGCCTATGTCACCACCGTTCAGGGTGTTGAGCCAAGCGATGAGCTCAAAGACCTTCTCCAGAAACATGTTCGATCAGAAATCGGCCCAATTGCCTGCCCTGATCTCATCCAGTTTGCACCAGGCTTGCCGAAGACACGGTCGGGCAAGATCATGCGGCGGATCTTGAGAAAAATAGCCGAGGATAGTTACGACAGTCTGGGCGATACCTCGACGCTGGCAGAGCCCGAAGTGGTCGATGAGCTGATTTATGGGCGCCAGAACAAAGCCTAG
- a CDS encoding copper resistance protein B, whose amino-acid sequence MRQSMNNRAALVSAVLLCVAPVAAAQEDREPWSQADEIWGEAEMAEARDQVLASHGDLRTTYLQAERFELQAFDDEDVFLLDGNAWIGGDINKLWLKTELEYLPDEGELEEAEVQALWSRAISPYFDLQLGVRQDFEPRGRTHAVAGVQGLAPYLFEVDAAAFLSADGDLTSRVETEYELLLTQRLILQPRAEIELSAQDIPELETGSGLVSLSAGLRLRYEIKREFAPYIGVEHTRSFGRTADFIEAAGGETDATALLVGIRAWY is encoded by the coding sequence ATGAGACAGTCGATGAATAATCGCGCTGCCCTGGTATCAGCTGTCCTGCTGTGCGTTGCACCGGTCGCCGCGGCGCAAGAAGACCGCGAGCCATGGAGCCAGGCAGATGAGATCTGGGGCGAGGCTGAAATGGCTGAAGCCCGCGATCAGGTGCTGGCGAGCCATGGCGACCTTCGCACCACCTATCTCCAGGCCGAACGTTTCGAGCTTCAAGCCTTCGATGATGAAGACGTCTTTCTGCTTGATGGCAATGCGTGGATTGGCGGGGACATAAACAAACTCTGGCTGAAAACAGAGCTCGAATACCTGCCTGATGAAGGCGAGCTTGAAGAGGCCGAGGTGCAGGCGCTCTGGTCGCGGGCGATCTCGCCATATTTCGATCTCCAGCTTGGCGTCAGGCAGGACTTTGAACCACGGGGGCGCACGCACGCCGTTGCAGGCGTCCAGGGCCTTGCGCCCTACCTGTTCGAAGTCGACGCTGCGGCCTTCCTCTCTGCGGACGGCGACCTCACCTCGCGCGTTGAGACAGAATATGAGCTTTTGCTGACCCAGCGCCTCATCCTGCAGCCACGGGCCGAGATTGAGCTTTCGGCGCAGGATATCCCAGAGCTTGAAACCGGCTCTGGTCTGGTTTCGCTGAGCGCCGGGCTTCGCCTTCGCTATGAGATCAAGCGGGAGTTCGCGCCCTATATCGGTGTCGAGCACACGCGCAGCTTTGGCCGGACGGCGGATTTCATCGAAGCGGCTGGCGGCGAAACGGATGCGACCGCTCTGCTGGTCGGTATTCGCGCCTGGTATTAG
- the pgl gene encoding 6-phosphogluconolactonase, which yields MSQTTAFHTFGTKQTLQTDAAHWIETRLADALARRGEASLICSGGSTPGPVYQELSDISLDWSKVSVGLADERWVDASDEASNERLVRETLLQNKAAEAKFLPMKTQAASPFDAEKDVHDLYRSITSPVDVMVLGMGEDGHTLSWFADAKGLDNAMSEAAPMNVAAIDAPKSKITGEHTLRMTLSLPVIARARYILLLITGEKKRTVFERRDRSHPVTQMRAAAGDALTIFSCS from the coding sequence ATGAGCCAGACAACCGCCTTTCATACTTTCGGGACCAAGCAAACGCTTCAGACCGATGCCGCCCACTGGATAGAGACCCGTCTTGCCGATGCGCTTGCGCGCCGGGGCGAGGCCAGTCTGATCTGTTCTGGCGGCTCGACACCCGGGCCGGTCTACCAGGAACTTTCCGACATCAGTCTCGACTGGTCGAAAGTCAGTGTCGGCCTCGCGGATGAGCGCTGGGTCGACGCCTCTGACGAAGCGTCGAACGAAAGGCTGGTGCGTGAAACCCTTCTGCAGAACAAGGCTGCCGAAGCGAAATTCCTTCCGATGAAGACGCAGGCTGCCTCTCCCTTTGATGCTGAAAAGGATGTCCACGACCTCTACCGGTCAATCACCTCTCCGGTCGATGTCATGGTTCTTGGCATGGGCGAGGACGGGCACACATTATCATGGTTTGCCGATGCCAAAGGGCTGGACAATGCCATGTCCGAGGCCGCGCCGATGAATGTCGCCGCCATCGACGCGCCAAAGTCAAAGATCACCGGCGAGCACACCCTGCGGATGACGCTTTCGCTGCCTGTCATTGCACGGGCGCGTTATATCCTGCTGCTGATCACCGGGGAAAAGAAACGCACCGTCTTTGAGCGGCGCGACCGGTCTCATCCCGTCACGCAGATGCGCGCCGCCGCTGGCGACGCGCTCACCATCTTTTCCTGTTCCTGA
- a CDS encoding DUF3450 domain-containing protein → MKVVVTPARGVIAAALIAGLALPVVAQSQLRQALETGEQATRRAEQVQEQINQLDDQRSDLVSEFRTLLQRTQAAQLYARQQEKVVESQTRELESLQEQLGRVDEITAQTTPMLLDMIGDLEAFVQADLPFRTEDRMERIASLRTAMENAQVPIVEQYRLIIEAYKAEMEYGRTVDTWPEEIEIDGSTVRVDMFLYGRVALVYMSPDRRYAARWDRNEQQWVPVENRFKEDIATAIKVAKGTTTPSVLYAPASKLDVEI, encoded by the coding sequence ATGAAAGTAGTAGTGACACCGGCGCGGGGTGTTATCGCGGCGGCTCTTATCGCCGGACTGGCCCTGCCAGTCGTGGCGCAAAGCCAGCTGCGTCAGGCGCTGGAAACCGGCGAACAGGCCACCCGCAGAGCCGAACAGGTTCAAGAGCAGATCAACCAGCTGGACGACCAGCGTTCCGATCTGGTCAGCGAATTCCGGACGCTTCTCCAACGCACGCAAGCTGCGCAGCTCTATGCTCGCCAGCAGGAAAAAGTGGTCGAGAGCCAGACGCGCGAACTTGAGTCGCTCCAGGAGCAGCTTGGTCGCGTTGACGAGATCACGGCGCAAACCACGCCAATGCTTCTCGACATGATCGGCGATCTTGAGGCTTTCGTTCAGGCTGACCTTCCGTTCCGGACCGAAGATCGCATGGAGCGTATCGCCAGCCTCCGGACCGCGATGGAAAACGCCCAGGTGCCGATCGTCGAGCAATACCGTCTGATCATCGAGGCTTATAAGGCCGAGATGGAATACGGTCGCACTGTCGATACGTGGCCTGAAGAGATCGAGATCGACGGCTCGACAGTTCGTGTGGACATGTTCCTCTATGGCCGCGTGGCCCTGGTCTACATGTCCCCGGATCGCCGTTACGCCGCGCGCTGGGATCGTAATGAACAACAATGGGTTCCTGTCGAAAACCGCTTCAAAGAAGACATCGCCACAGCGATCAAGGTCGCCAAGGGCACAACGACGCCGAGCGTTCTCTACGCCCCGGCCTCGAAGCTTGATGTCGAGATTTAA
- a CDS encoding copper resistance system multicopper oxidase codes for MFNRRSFLGVALGSGAAIGSASLLPAWARSAAHGNTGITTLTGNKFDLDIGEFAVNIGGKMGHAVGVNKTLPAPLIRFREGEEVTLNVTNRLKADTSIHWHGLLVPFHMDGVPGVSFPGIKPGETFQYKFAVPQSGSYWYHSHSGLQEQQGHYGPLVIDPAGPDPVVSDREYVMVLSDWSFEHPHRIFEKLKASAETYNFNQRTVGDFVEDAGEEGFGEALSDRTMWGSMRMSPRDIADVTGATYTYLINGHSTYDNWNGVFEPGERVRLRVINASAMSIFNVRLPGLPMTVVAADGLNVRPVETDEFQIGVAETYDVIIEPQDARAYAFVAESIDRSGQAVATFGPRAGMRAEAPALRAVPTLTMKDMAMDHGSHVGHSMAGMEAGQGDADSMPHDGHDVSAMDHSNHASMSGMDHSGHDMSGMSHEGQSVSGQDHDMSATDGGMQTHNHPDGPGVAAMAMMPVSRLDEPGIGLEDVDHRVLTYADLRALEPNTDTRPPERELQIHLTSNMHRYMWSFNGVKFSEVTESIRLNEGERVRFMLVNDTMMPHPIHLHGMFFELENGAGSHRPRKHTVIVKPGEKVGFDVSSEHLGDWAFHCHLLFHMHAGMMNVVSVIPEAGGAAAALAESHQGHEGHDGMDHGDTKQSGMDHGNMDHGAMNHEGMDHGSMKQEGQSGMSHEGHDMGQHKDHGGHQ; via the coding sequence ATGTTCAATAGACGATCATTTCTCGGCGTCGCTCTTGGCTCCGGCGCTGCGATTGGCAGTGCCAGCCTGCTGCCGGCATGGGCCCGCAGCGCGGCACACGGCAATACCGGCATCACCACGCTGACGGGCAACAAGTTTGACCTCGATATCGGCGAATTCGCCGTAAACATCGGCGGAAAAATGGGACACGCCGTCGGTGTGAATAAAACGCTGCCGGCGCCGCTTATCCGTTTTCGCGAAGGTGAAGAAGTGACTCTGAACGTCACCAATCGCCTGAAGGCCGACACGAGCATCCACTGGCATGGCCTTCTCGTGCCCTTTCATATGGACGGCGTGCCCGGCGTCTCCTTCCCTGGCATCAAGCCGGGAGAGACCTTCCAGTACAAGTTCGCGGTGCCTCAATCGGGGAGCTACTGGTACCACTCGCATTCCGGCCTTCAGGAACAGCAGGGCCACTACGGCCCGCTTGTCATCGACCCAGCCGGACCTGACCCGGTCGTATCTGACCGCGAATATGTGATGGTGCTGTCGGACTGGAGCTTTGAGCATCCGCATCGCATCTTCGAAAAGCTGAAAGCCTCGGCGGAGACCTATAATTTCAATCAGCGCACGGTTGGTGATTTTGTCGAGGACGCGGGCGAAGAAGGCTTTGGCGAAGCCCTGTCAGACCGCACCATGTGGGGCAGCATGCGGATGAGTCCGCGCGATATCGCTGACGTCACCGGGGCGACCTATACCTACCTCATCAACGGCCATTCGACCTACGACAACTGGAACGGGGTCTTCGAGCCGGGCGAGCGCGTGCGCCTGCGCGTTATCAATGCCTCGGCCATGTCGATCTTCAATGTCCGTCTGCCTGGTCTGCCGATGACGGTCGTCGCGGCAGATGGCCTGAACGTGAGGCCTGTCGAAACGGACGAGTTCCAGATCGGCGTCGCCGAGACGTATGATGTCATCATCGAGCCGCAGGACGCCAGGGCCTACGCTTTCGTTGCCGAATCAATCGACCGGTCCGGCCAGGCGGTTGCGACCTTCGGTCCGCGTGCCGGCATGCGAGCAGAAGCGCCAGCGCTGCGCGCCGTGCCGACACTCACCATGAAAGACATGGCAATGGACCATGGCAGCCATGTCGGTCACTCCATGGCAGGCATGGAGGCAGGGCAGGGCGACGCCGATTCCATGCCGCATGACGGTCACGACGTGTCGGCAATGGATCATTCAAACCACGCCAGTATGTCTGGGATGGACCATTCGGGTCACGATATGTCCGGTATGTCCCATGAGGGGCAAAGCGTATCCGGACAGGACCATGACATGTCAGCCACCGATGGCGGCATGCAGACCCATAATCACCCTGACGGGCCCGGCGTTGCGGCCATGGCCATGATGCCGGTCAGCCGTCTAGATGAGCCCGGAATCGGCCTTGAGGATGTCGACCACCGGGTCCTCACCTATGCGGACCTTCGCGCGCTGGAGCCGAACACCGATACAAGGCCGCCAGAACGCGAACTCCAGATACACCTCACCTCGAATATGCACCGCTATATGTGGTCGTTCAACGGGGTGAAGTTCTCCGAGGTAACGGAGTCCATTCGCCTGAATGAGGGTGAACGGGTTCGCTTCATGCTCGTCAACGACACGATGATGCCGCACCCGATCCACCTGCACGGCATGTTCTTCGAGCTGGAGAACGGTGCCGGCAGTCATCGTCCGCGCAAGCATACCGTCATCGTGAAGCCTGGAGAAAAGGTCGGTTTTGACGTCTCGTCAGAACATCTGGGCGACTGGGCGTTTCACTGTCACCTCCTGTTCCACATGCATGCCGGAATGATGAATGTGGTGTCTGTCATTCCAGAGGCTGGCGGCGCGGCCGCCGCGCTGGCGGAGAGCCATCAGGGTCACGAGGGCCATGACGGAATGGATCATGGAGATACGAAACAGAGCGGTATGGACCATGGAAATATGGACCACGGGGCCATGAACCATGAGGGCATGGATCATGGGAGCATGAAGCAGGAGGGCCAGTCGGGCATGTCCCATGAAGGCCATGACATGGGTCAGCACAAGGATCATGGAGGCCACCAATGA
- a CDS encoding chorismate mutase, which translates to MTETSRSDERRHTAETAETMADVRYEIDRLDRILVGLLQERQSFMNAAARIKGSRSIVHDRDRIEDVVTKVLAEADIQGLSRAIAEPVWRTLIDRCIAYEFEAFDALKPGRDKA; encoded by the coding sequence ATGACCGAGACCTCCCGCAGCGACGAGCGCCGCCACACGGCCGAGACCGCCGAAACAATGGCTGACGTGCGCTATGAGATCGACCGGCTCGACCGCATCCTTGTCGGCCTCCTGCAGGAGCGCCAGTCATTCATGAATGCAGCTGCCCGTATCAAAGGCTCCCGCAGCATCGTCCATGACCGCGACCGGATTGAAGATGTCGTGACGAAGGTGCTGGCCGAAGCCGATATTCAAGGCCTGTCGCGCGCTATCGCAGAACCGGTCTGGCGAACGCTGATCGACCGTTGCATCGCCTATGAATTCGAAGCGTTTGATGCCCTTAAACCGGGACGTGACAAGGCGTGA